Proteins encoded in a region of the Melospiza georgiana isolate bMelGeo1 chromosome 2, bMelGeo1.pri, whole genome shotgun sequence genome:
- the RDX gene encoding radixin isoform X1 yields the protein MPKPINVRVTTMDAELEFAIQPNTTGKQLFDQVVKTVGLREVWFFGLQYVDSKGYSTWLKLNKKVTQQDVRKENPLQFKFRAKFFPEDVSEELIQEITQRLFFLQVKESILNDEIYCPPETAVLLASYAVQSKYGDYSKEIHKLGYLANDRLLPQRVLEQHKLTKEQWEERIQNWHEEHRGMLREDSMMEYLKIAQDLEMYGVNYFEIKNKKGTELWLGVDALGLNIYEHDDKLTPKIGFPWSEIRNISFNDKKFVIKPIDKKAPDFVFYAPRLRINKRILALCMGNHELYMRRRKPDTIEVQQMKAQAREEKHQKQLERAQLENEKKKREIAEKEKERIEREKEELMERLRQIEEQTMKAQKELEEQTRKALELDQERKRAKEEAERLEKERRAAEVAKAALAKQAADQMKNQEQLAAEIAEFTAKIALLEEAKKKKEEEASEWQHKAFAAQEDLEKTKEELKSVMSAPPPPPPPPVIPPTENEHDEHDENNAEASAELSSDGVMNHRSEEERVTETQKNERVKKQLQALSSELAQARDETKKTQNDVLHAENVKAGRDKYKTLRQIRQGNTKQRIDEFEAMLQKYDLLQPLG from the exons atgccGAAACCA ATCAATGTCAGAGTAACCACAATGGATGCAGAGTTGGAATTTGCCATCCAGCCCAATACAACAGGCAAGCAGCTCTTTGACCAG GTGGTGAAAACTGTTGGTCTTCGTGAAGTCTGGTTTTTTGGGCTGCAGTATGTGGACAGTAAAGGCTACTCAACTTGGCTGAAGCTAAATAAAAAG GTAACACAGCAAGATGTACGGAAAGAAAATCCTTTGCAGTTTAAGTTCAGGGCCAAGTTTTTTCCAGAGGATGTATCTGAAGAATTAATTCAGGAAATAACTCAGagacttttcttcctgcaagtCAAAGAGTCAATCTTAAATGATGAAATATATTGCCCACCAGAAACTGCAGTTCTTCTGGCTTCCTATGCTGTCCAGTCCAAGTATGGAGATTACAGTAAGGAGATCCATAAGCTGGGCTACCTAGCCAATGACAGGCTTCTCCCCCAGCG TGTGTTAGAACAGCACAAACTGACAAAAGAACAGTGGGAAGAAAGAATACAGAACTGGCATGAAGAGCACAGGGGAATGTTAAG GGAAGATTCTATGATGGAATACCTTAAGATAGCACAAGACTTGGAAATGTATGGAGTCAactattttgaaataaagaataaaaaaggaactGAATTGTGGCTAGGAGTTGATGCTTTGGGTCTGAATATTTATGAGCACGATGATAA GCTGACACCCAAGATTGGTTTTCCTTGGAGCGAAATAAGAAACATCTCTTTTAACGACAAAAAATTTGTCATAAAGCCAATTGACAAAAAGGCCCCT gattttgttttttatgcACCCCGTCTGAGAATTAACAAGCGAATTTTGGCACTGTGTATGGGAAATCATGAATTGTACATGAGAAGGAGGAAACCTGATACAATTGAAGTGCAACAGATGAAGGCCCAAGCTAGAGAAGAGAAACATCAGAAACAATTGGAAAG agcacaattagaaaatgagaagaaaaaaagggagatagcagaaaaggaaaaggaaagaatagaGCGTGAAAAGGAGGAATTAATGGAGCGCTTAAGACAAATTGAGGAGCAAACAATGAAAGCTCAGAAAG AGCTAGAGGAGCAGACCCGAAAGGCTCTAGAACTGGATCAAGAACGGAAGCGTGCAAAAGAGGAAGCAGAACGCCTGGAAAAAGAGCGTCGAGCAGCTGAAGTAGCCAAAGCTGCTCTAGCCAAGCAGGCAGCTGATCAAATGAAGAACCAGGAGCAGCTA gcAGCAGAAATTGCTGAATTCACAGCCAAGATTGCACTTCTAGAGGAggccaagaaaaagaaagaagaggaagcTTCAGAGTGGCAGCACAAA GCTTTTGCAGCCCAAGAGGACTTGGAAAAGACCAAAGAAGAACTGAAATCTGTGATGTctgctcctcctccacctcccccCCCACCAGTTATTCCTCCAACAGAGAATGAACACGATGAACATGATGAGAACAATGCTGAAGCCAGTGCAGAACTGTCTTCTGATGGTGTCATGAATCACAGGAGTGAGGAAGAACGGgtaacagaaacacagaaaaatgaacGTGTTAAGAAACAGCTCCAG GCTTTAAGTTCAGAGTTGGCTCAAGCCAGAGATGAAaccaagaaaacacaaaatgatGTCCTTCATGCTGAGAATGTAAAAGCAGGCCGCGATAAGTACAAGACTCTCCGGCAAATCCGACAAGGCAATACAAAGCAGCGTATTGATGAGTTTGAAGCAAT GTTACAAAAGTACGATCTCTTGCAACCCTTAGGATAG
- the RDX gene encoding radixin isoform X2, which translates to MQSWNLPSSPIQQASSSLTSVLEQHKLTKEQWEERIQNWHEEHRGMLREDSMMEYLKIAQDLEMYGVNYFEIKNKKGTELWLGVDALGLNIYEHDDKLTPKIGFPWSEIRNISFNDKKFVIKPIDKKAPDFVFYAPRLRINKRILALCMGNHELYMRRRKPDTIEVQQMKAQAREEKHQKQLERAQLENEKKKREIAEKEKERIEREKEELMERLRQIEEQTMKAQKELEEQTRKALELDQERKRAKEEAERLEKERRAAEVAKAALAKQAADQMKNQEQLAAEIAEFTAKIALLEEAKKKKEEEASEWQHKAFAAQEDLEKTKEELKSVMSAPPPPPPPPVIPPTENEHDEHDENNAEASAELSSDGVMNHRSEEERVTETQKNERVKKQLQALSSELAQARDETKKTQNDVLHAENVKAGRDKYKTLRQIRQGNTKQRIDEFEAM; encoded by the exons ATGCAGAGTTGGAATTTGCCATCCAGCCCAATACAACAGGCAAGCAGCTCTTTGACCAG TGTGTTAGAACAGCACAAACTGACAAAAGAACAGTGGGAAGAAAGAATACAGAACTGGCATGAAGAGCACAGGGGAATGTTAAG GGAAGATTCTATGATGGAATACCTTAAGATAGCACAAGACTTGGAAATGTATGGAGTCAactattttgaaataaagaataaaaaaggaactGAATTGTGGCTAGGAGTTGATGCTTTGGGTCTGAATATTTATGAGCACGATGATAA GCTGACACCCAAGATTGGTTTTCCTTGGAGCGAAATAAGAAACATCTCTTTTAACGACAAAAAATTTGTCATAAAGCCAATTGACAAAAAGGCCCCT gattttgttttttatgcACCCCGTCTGAGAATTAACAAGCGAATTTTGGCACTGTGTATGGGAAATCATGAATTGTACATGAGAAGGAGGAAACCTGATACAATTGAAGTGCAACAGATGAAGGCCCAAGCTAGAGAAGAGAAACATCAGAAACAATTGGAAAG agcacaattagaaaatgagaagaaaaaaagggagatagcagaaaaggaaaaggaaagaatagaGCGTGAAAAGGAGGAATTAATGGAGCGCTTAAGACAAATTGAGGAGCAAACAATGAAAGCTCAGAAAG AGCTAGAGGAGCAGACCCGAAAGGCTCTAGAACTGGATCAAGAACGGAAGCGTGCAAAAGAGGAAGCAGAACGCCTGGAAAAAGAGCGTCGAGCAGCTGAAGTAGCCAAAGCTGCTCTAGCCAAGCAGGCAGCTGATCAAATGAAGAACCAGGAGCAGCTA gcAGCAGAAATTGCTGAATTCACAGCCAAGATTGCACTTCTAGAGGAggccaagaaaaagaaagaagaggaagcTTCAGAGTGGCAGCACAAA GCTTTTGCAGCCCAAGAGGACTTGGAAAAGACCAAAGAAGAACTGAAATCTGTGATGTctgctcctcctccacctcccccCCCACCAGTTATTCCTCCAACAGAGAATGAACACGATGAACATGATGAGAACAATGCTGAAGCCAGTGCAGAACTGTCTTCTGATGGTGTCATGAATCACAGGAGTGAGGAAGAACGGgtaacagaaacacagaaaaatgaacGTGTTAAGAAACAGCTCCAG GCTTTAAGTTCAGAGTTGGCTCAAGCCAGAGATGAAaccaagaaaacacaaaatgatGTCCTTCATGCTGAGAATGTAAAAGCAGGCCGCGATAAGTACAAGACTCTCCGGCAAATCCGACAAGGCAATACAAAGCAGCGTATTGATGAGTTTGAAGCAATGTGA